The nucleotide window GTAGATGTAGGCTGTGCTGTAAATGGTTACAACACCGATAAGACCATGACCTACATGTATGGCAGCACATTACCTGAACATGCCCTTGAAGCCCACCAGAGGTGTGTGGAAATCCAGAATCAAATCGCCCGGATGTTAAAACCTGGTACAATTCCCTCCCAGATATATGGTAACATTATGGATAACCTGGATGATGATTTTTTGGAGAACTTCATGGGGTTCGGACCACGTAAGGTAAAGTTCTTAGGGCACGCTATAGGTCTATTGATTGATGAACTCCCTGTGATTGCCGAAAGATTCGACCAACCACTCCAGGAAGGCATGGTATTTGCAGTGGAACCTAAAAAAGGAATTAAAGATGTCGGTATGGTTGGAATTGAGAATACCTTCATTGTCACATCCAATGGTGGGGAATGTATCACCGGGAACCATCCTGGAATGATCCCAATTTTTTGAATAAAGTTTTTATTTTTATTTTATTTTTTTGTATTTTCATTTTTAATCCTTGAGTTTACAGATTTCCATAAATTTTATTCATGTCCTGTAATCCATCTGAATTTCTTTATAATGCATATGAAAACTTTAAATATTATAACTTATAACTTATACTTAATAACTTATAATTTATAAGAAATACAGCCTATACATAATACAGTCATATAAAAAAATACCATCATATAAAAATTTAAAAAAAATAGGATTTAAGAAAAATAATTGGAGAACCATTATGGCAGAAGTAATATCTATACTCAATCAGAAGGGTGGTTGCGGTAAAACCACCACAGCAGTAAATCTTTCAGCGGCATTAGCAATTTTAGGGAAAAAAGTTCTGGTAATTGACATGGACCCTCAGGCCAATGCCACCACTGCATTCGGGGTGGAGAAAAACGAGGAAAATTCAGTTTACAGGGTTTTAACTGGTGAACAGACCGTGGGCGAGGCAATTGTTTCCACTGAAATTTCCCAACTGGACCTTCTTCCCAGCCATATCTCACTCAGCGGAGCTGAAATAGAACTCAGTAAAGATATTGGGTTCCCATTCATATTAAAAGAATCCATGGATGGTCTTTTAGATGATTATGATTACGTTCTCCTGGATGTGCCTCCTTCTCTGGGTATTTTAACCATCAATGCCCTGGTAGCTGCAGATAGTGTCATCATACCTATCCAGGCCGAGTTTTATGCCCTGGAAGGAATGGCTGATCTTTTAGATGCCATGAAACTGGTTGAAAGTCGTCTAAACAGTCCTTCTCCAATAAAAGGAATATTAATTACTCTCTATGATTCTCGAACTCGACTGGGCAGGGATGTTTACCAAAATGTAAAACAGTACTTCGGTGATACTGAATACATTTTTAAAACCACTATACCACGGAATGTGAAACTGGCCGAGGCCCCCAGCCATGGGAAACCCTGTATTATTTATGATGATGAATGTATAGGAACTGAAGCCTACAATGACCTTGCCAAGGAATTTTTATCACTAAATGAATCTGATGGGGAGGCCAATAAATGACTGCTAAAAAAGGTGAAAGTGCACTGGGAAGAGGATTAGATGCCCTTATTCGGAAAGAAAAGCCTAAAAATGAGGATAAACCGAAGAAAGATGAGAGCAGTCAAAAAATAGCACCAGGAAAGAAGAAAACTCCTGAGAAAGCAGTTGCCAGAAGTTCTTCAAAGGTTAAAAATCCTCAAAAAACCAAAAAACAACCCAGAAAGGCCAAGGAAGATCTGGATAGAGTCATCATTGATGGAGTGGTGTTGGATGTGCGAAAAAATCCTCGTATATCATTATGGTCTGCTCGATCTGCAGCTGTTTTAAGGTTTTTAAAGAATACAAAACCGGCATTCAGTATAAGTAAAGAGGCATCTGCTCTCATTGAAGAGGCAGTGCAACAGAAATATCCTGATATCTGGGAAATGTTTGATAACGAAGATTTTTAGAATTTAATGGATATACGGGGGTGGTTGGTTATAAGTTATAATCAATTATAAGTTAGAATTTATTAGTTATAACTTATAACATCTTTATTTTTTTGATCCTTGTTGGGAAGTTCTTTTTTTCGGTGATTTTATAATTTACAAATTTTATGGCGTAATTTTAACTTATTGGTGCAATTTTGACACTTATAACAGTTTAGTAAAAAATATAGTAAAAAAATACAGTAAATATAAAAAAATTCAGTATATTAAAAGTATATTAAAAATTCAGTATAATGATACAATTTAAACACTTAAAATAATTAAATTTAAACACGGAAGTGATTTAACTTAAAATAATTCATTTTAAAATGGTTGTGTTAAAAAGACAGTGTGGTCTGTCTGGCATGGTTCAACTGGATGAATGGTTCAGCCCTTTTGGTCACCACACCTAAATTCTTAAGTTCTTCCATTTTGTTGAATTTCACTCCTTTTCTACGGGAATCGGCAATCCTCTGGGCGGATTTTTTTCCTACTCCCGGGATACGCATCAACTGTTTAAAACTGGCTTCATTTACCTCCACCGGGAATTCTTCTGGGTGAGATTTTGCCCAGAGCAATTTAGGATCTTCATTCAAGAGTATGAAACCTTCATCATCCAGGATAATCTCATCCAGTGAAAAACCATACGAGTTCAGAAGAAACTGAGCTTGATAAATGCGGGGGGTTCTTTTCTTTTCAGGTTTAGTGTGATTTGATAGTGGAGTTTCTTTAAGCGGTTCGAAAGGACTTAGATAACTTAAATTGATATTTAAATGTTTATGGAGCCATTGGGCTCGTTTCAAAACATCCTGATCAGTTTCATTATTCGCACCCACAATTATCTGGGTACTTTGACCAGAGGGGGCCATTTCAGGGTGACGTTTCTTCAGGCGACCGATCCATTTCATTCTCCGCAGGACATCGTTATGGTAATCCTTGGTACTGGTGAGTTCCTGGAAACCCGACTTAGTGGCAGATTCGAGGTTCACACTCACCCGGTCTGCCAGGTTCATGGCTCTTTTTATCATATCATAGGAAGCCCCTGGAATTACCTTGAGGTGTATATAACCCTGGTATTCATATTCCAAACGCAGTTTACGCGCAACCTCCACCATCTTCTCCATGGCCACATCAGCATCCCCGGGCATTCCTGAACTTAAAAAAAGACCTTCAGCATAGTGATTCTGATAATAATGAAGAAAAACAGATATTAACTCTTCAGGTGAAAATTCAATCCTTTCAAAACGATTATGGCAGTGGTTGATACAGTAGTTGCAGTCACTGGTGCAGTGGTTGCTCATCAGAACCTTAAATAGTGGAACCTGACAACCACCTTGAGTTCTGGCATGATAAATCCCGGGTAGGTTACGGGATGTGAAATTCTCCTTATTAAGACCCACATAGTTACAGAGGTCGTATTGTGAGGCTTCACCCAGAATACGAAGTTTTTCTATCTCCATCAACTTACTATGTGTTGGTTAAGATTAATAAAAATTTAGAAAGAGCAGATGCGAAGTAAATGTATGTCTTGAACAAATTGAAGATTTAAGATCTTACCAGATTCAAGTTTTTACCATTAGTCTTTCAAATCTGTCACCACTTTTATTATAAAAGACAGTTCTTATTAGAAATATGAGATTAGTACTGGCAGGCACAGGTAGTGCGGTGGGTAAGACCACCATTTCCACCGGGATAATGAAAGCATTATCCCATGAACAGGAAGTTCAACCCTATAAAGCGGGCCCTGATTACATTGATACCACTTATCATACCATGGCCACTGGAAACATCAGCCGAAACCTGGATTCATTTTTCATGAGCGACGGCCAGATCCGCGAGGCATTTGAAAGGGGATTGAAGATTTCAAACTCAAAGGTGGGAGTTATAGAAGGTGTCAGGGGACTTTATGAAGGAATAAGCCCCACTGGGGATGTGGGGAACACGGCATCAATTGCCAAAGCACTCAACGCACCAGTTGTTCTGATTTTAAACTCCCGCAGTCTGGTTAAAAGTGCTGCCGCTATTGTAATCGGTTTTAAAACTCTGGATCCCACCATCAGGATCGAGGGGGTTATCCTTAACCTAGTTAAAAATAGGAAACACTACCTTAAAACCAAGGAAGCTGTGGAAAAACTGGCAGATACTCCAGTGATTGGTGGTATTCCCCGGGATGATGCCATTACTGTGGAACAACGTCATCTTGGCCTGGTGCCTGCAGTGGAAAGGGAGAATATTAAGAGGAACATTGAAGACTGGGGCCGGGTCATGGAGGAGAACATAGACCTGGATGCACTTACCAGTATAATGAAAGGTGCTGGGAAACTCCCTGAAGGAAGAGAACCACTTTTCCAACAGGAAAACAACCGGAAAGTTAAAATGGGCATTGCACGGGACGAGGTGTTCACCTTCTACTATCAGGATAATCTGGAGGCACTGGAAGCCAATAATGCAGAACTGGTTTACTTCAGCCCATTGCACGATGAAGAAGTGCCTGATGTGGATGGAATCTATATAGGGGGAGGGTACCCTGAAATATTTTCCCGGGAACTGGAGGCCAACCAGGCCATGCGCAGTTCCATTAAAAAGTTCCACCAGGAAGCACGACCAATTTATGCAGAGTGTGGGGGGTTAATGTATCTCACCCGTTCCATAAACCAGTATAATATGTGTGACGTGTTTGGTTATGATTCCCATATGACCAAAAAACCCCAAGCATTGAGTTATGTTATTGCCAGGGCTGCACAGGATAACATCATCATCCCTGAAGGTGAAACATTCCATGGTCATGAGTTCCACTACTCCAAACTGGAACTGGAAGGCAGTAAACCGAAATTTGCATTCGACATTCTAAGGGGTAAAGGTGTAACTGATTCCATGGATGGGCTGATGAGTAAGAACACCCTGGCCAGTTACGTTCATACACACGTTGCAGCATGCCCTACCTTTGCCAGTCGATTGGTTAAAACTGCTGCAGAAGATTATTAGAATTCAAATTTGATTATCAGAATATTAAAGTTTAGATTGTTTAAATCTATTTTAAAGTGAAATTTTTACAATTATTTTTTTCTTTTTGAATTTTTCAGAATTTTTTTTAAAGATAAAATTCGCCCCTAATTCCCAAAAAATATTGTTTTAAAGGTCTAATTTTTTCTACTGTAGAAATATTTTTGGATAATTCATTGGATATTCTTAGGAATATAATTTTTCATATTTTCATAAAAATAAAGAATTTTTTCTACTGTAGAATACTTTAGTGTTATGGGGCCCATTCAAGAGTAATTTTTTCTACAGTAGAAAAAATTGAGTTGATTTCAGGTAAAATTAGGGATGGGGCTTAGGATAAAATCACTACATTGACTAAAAAGTTTTATAAACAAAAGGAATAAAGCACTTAGACAATAATATTTAAAAAATTCTCAAATCTTATATCTCAAATCTTATAAATTCTTGAATCTTATAATTTCTAAAACTAAATAAATTCCAAAAAAAGGAAAAAAAGTTCTGATATTTTTTATTAAAAGTTTATTTCAATACAATACAGAATAAGTTTTCAATGTGTGCAAGTTTATTCATAAGATAACTATGCAGATAATATTTTAAGTCCAGATAACATTTTAGGAGAATGATTATGAAATTTAAAAGCGTGGATATATTTTCACCCCACATCCTGGTGATAATTATAGCTTTGTATGTATCATTGGCGGCAATTGCTTACCAGGAACACCTGAGAAACTTACAATGGATTTCCAGTACCACATGGGCCTATGTTTTCGGAGGGACCATGTTTTTCATTGCCGGTGTATTCCTCCCTAAATTCATTTACAATCACAACGAAAAACTAAAATCGCTCTTTGGAGGGCCCAACGTTGGTGAAAAAGATTCAGCTCCATGGTACAATAAGCTGCGAATGCTCTTAGATGAGCGGGTAGTCCTTGCTGCAGTACTGATTGCCATATTCCTGCAGATAATGAATCTCTATCTCCTGGGAGGTATACCTATCTTAAGCGGTTACCTGAAATTCAAGGCCACCACAGACTTATGGCGCTTCGCATATCCACTGTTTCTCCCTGCAATAACCATTCTTCTGGCCAAATATCCACGTAAATGGTACTACCTTCTCTTTATCATAGGACTGGGAGTTTTTGCCATCAATGGTTACAGAACCACCACCATGGCCATACTCATCAGTGGCTTCATAACCCTGTACTACACCAGGAGAATGAAAACCAGCCATATACTAATTTCGCTTCTTATCATTGCTTTAGTAGGGGTAGCAGCGGGTTATATTGCTGTTATGTCCATTCAATGGCAGCAATGGGCATTGAATCCATTACAGCTCGTTGCTTACCGGGCAGGATTTACAATGATGGTCTTTGACAAGATAGTCCACATGGCCGGAACTACAGGAGGCACTCTGTTTCAGCAGGCATTCTCAACAGGACATCCCCGGATTACAGTAGGAGAAGTGGTTCTTCATTATCCTTTGCCCGGGGGCGCACCAACTACCAGTATCACATCCACCATATTCGGACCAGCAGTACTGGACTTTGGATTTTATGCCATGGCCATACAGATGTTCATAATTGGAGCAGTACTAAGGATAATATACGCTACCCAGATTAAGGCCAGCGGGGCATTCACAGCTCTTTATGCAATCGTGCTTACTCACACCATGATATGGGTGGAAACTGGCCCCACAGATAGTGTGGTTTACATCTTCTATTTCCTGGCCTTAATTGCAGTGGTTATTTATGCGACTCAATTGATGAGAACCCCTAAAAACCTGAAGGTAACTCATAAAGAACATGAGGGTAACCCATAAACCTGAAGGTAACTCATAAAGAACATGAGGGTAACCCATAAACCTGAGGGTAACTCATAAAGAACATGAGGGTAACTTAAACGAACTATATCCTCTTGGAATATTCTATAATGGGTCAGACAATCCCCTTTTTAGGGGTTAAACCAATCCCCATTTTTTCATTTTAAAGGAAATGGAAATTTTTTACACTGGAAATGCATGTCTTTTTTAATCAGGAATTTTATTTTTGTAATACATTATTTTTATCAGCACTCGTGTAACTTGGAAGGCAATAAATTGATAAATAATTATGTAACATGTTTATCCGAATAAGAGCTTTGATTTGGAATCTGATTTCTTTAAATAGCTGCCTTTCCACTTGCCCTCTGAATCTACTATATAAACCTTCCCCTAATAATTAAATGAAAAAATACTTAAGCCGATCTCTCAAATAGCAAATCGGTGATAATATGGTTGTAAAAATAGGAGTTATTAAAAGCG belongs to uncultured Methanobacterium sp. and includes:
- a CDS encoding ParA family protein, with translation MAEVISILNQKGGCGKTTTAVNLSAALAILGKKVLVIDMDPQANATTAFGVEKNEENSVYRVLTGEQTVGEAIVSTEISQLDLLPSHISLSGAEIELSKDIGFPFILKESMDGLLDDYDYVLLDVPPSLGILTINALVAADSVIIPIQAEFYALEGMADLLDAMKLVESRLNSPSPIKGILITLYDSRTRLGRDVYQNVKQYFGDTEYIFKTTIPRNVKLAEAPSHGKPCIIYDDECIGTEAYNDLAKEFLSLNESDGEANK
- a CDS encoding AAA family ATPase, with translation MTAKKGESALGRGLDALIRKEKPKNEDKPKKDESSQKIAPGKKKTPEKAVARSSSKVKNPQKTKKQPRKAKEDLDRVIIDGVVLDVRKNPRISLWSARSAAVLRFLKNTKPAFSISKEASALIEEAVQQKYPDIWEMFDNEDF
- a CDS encoding radical SAM protein, with the translated sequence MEIEKLRILGEASQYDLCNYVGLNKENFTSRNLPGIYHARTQGGCQVPLFKVLMSNHCTSDCNYCINHCHNRFERIEFSPEELISVFLHYYQNHYAEGLFLSSGMPGDADVAMEKMVEVARKLRLEYEYQGYIHLKVIPGASYDMIKRAMNLADRVSVNLESATKSGFQELTSTKDYHNDVLRRMKWIGRLKKRHPEMAPSGQSTQIIVGANNETDQDVLKRAQWLHKHLNINLSYLSPFEPLKETPLSNHTKPEKKRTPRIYQAQFLLNSYGFSLDEIILDDEGFILLNEDPKLLWAKSHPEEFPVEVNEASFKQLMRIPGVGKKSAQRIADSRRKGVKFNKMEELKNLGVVTKRAEPFIQLNHARQTTLSF
- the cfbB gene encoding Ni-sirohydrochlorin a,c-diamide synthase, with protein sequence MRLVLAGTGSAVGKTTISTGIMKALSHEQEVQPYKAGPDYIDTTYHTMATGNISRNLDSFFMSDGQIREAFERGLKISNSKVGVIEGVRGLYEGISPTGDVGNTASIAKALNAPVVLILNSRSLVKSAAAIVIGFKTLDPTIRIEGVILNLVKNRKHYLKTKEAVEKLADTPVIGGIPRDDAITVEQRHLGLVPAVERENIKRNIEDWGRVMEENIDLDALTSIMKGAGKLPEGREPLFQQENNRKVKMGIARDEVFTFYYQDNLEALEANNAELVYFSPLHDEEVPDVDGIYIGGGYPEIFSRELEANQAMRSSIKKFHQEARPIYAECGGLMYLTRSINQYNMCDVFGYDSHMTKKPQALSYVIARAAQDNIIIPEGETFHGHEFHYSKLELEGSKPKFAFDILRGKGVTDSMDGLMSKNTLASYVHTHVAACPTFASRLVKTAAEDY
- a CDS encoding oligosaccharide repeat unit polymerase family protein, whose product is MKFKSVDIFSPHILVIIIALYVSLAAIAYQEHLRNLQWISSTTWAYVFGGTMFFIAGVFLPKFIYNHNEKLKSLFGGPNVGEKDSAPWYNKLRMLLDERVVLAAVLIAIFLQIMNLYLLGGIPILSGYLKFKATTDLWRFAYPLFLPAITILLAKYPRKWYYLLFIIGLGVFAINGYRTTTMAILISGFITLYYTRRMKTSHILISLLIIALVGVAAGYIAVMSIQWQQWALNPLQLVAYRAGFTMMVFDKIVHMAGTTGGTLFQQAFSTGHPRITVGEVVLHYPLPGGAPTTSITSTIFGPAVLDFGFYAMAIQMFIIGAVLRIIYATQIKASGAFTALYAIVLTHTMIWVETGPTDSVVYIFYFLALIAVVIYATQLMRTPKNLKVTHKEHEGNP